One part of the Pristis pectinata isolate sPriPec2 chromosome 17, sPriPec2.1.pri, whole genome shotgun sequence genome encodes these proteins:
- the LOC127579654 gene encoding immunoglobulin lambda-1 light chain-like: MGNSGFIPFFTMFNSLGVVTLVVFLVSDTKAQVTVSQPPSVSTAPGGNVEIYCTVRGVSLGNADIDWYQQKSEDAPPRYILHHNSQTVSRGSSTPGRFSGKSDSSTNTRCLTISQVQAEDEANYHCAVWVGSISTYVFGTGTKLTILTQELSSPSVSLLPPASKQITEGKMATLVCLVNNFFPGSVEVSWSTDGKVVETGIQTTRTVRDSGNTYSLSSYLTLTASEWNSHEEYTCGVTHESLGSQLKRSIQRSGCE, encoded by the exons ATGGGCAATTCTGGGTTTATTCCATTCTTCACAATGTTTAATAGTCTTGGCGTTGTCACTCTGGTGGTGTTTCTAGTCTCGG atacaAAAGCGCAAGTTACCGTAAGCCAACCGCCGTCTGTTTCTACTGCCCCGGGAGGAAATGTCGAAATATATTGTACTGTGAGAGGCGTCAGTTTAGGAAATGCTGATATAGACTGGTACCAGCAGAAGTCTGAGGATGCTCCCCCTCGGTATATTCTGCACCACAATTCTCAAACTGTAAGCAGAGGATCCAGTACTCCAGGTCGATTCTCGGGCAAAAGTGACTCTTCAACCAACACCAGATGTTTGACCATCAGCCAGGTCCAAGCAGAGGATGAAGCGAACTACCACTGCGCCGTGTGGGTAGGCTCCATCTCTACCTATGTTTTCGGGACCGGGACGAAACTGACGATATTAA CCCAAGAATTGTCCAGCCCCTCGGTCTCCCTTCTCCCGCCGGCGTCCAAGCAGATCACTGAAGGAAAGATGGCGACTCTGGTCTGTCTGGTGAATAATTTTTTCCCTGGATCGGTGGAGGTTTCCTGGAGTACAGACGGCAAGGTGGTGGAGACTGGAATCCAGACAACCCGAACCGTCCGCGACAGCGGCAACACCTACAGCCTGAGCAGTTACCTCACCCTGACCGCCTCCGAGTGGAATTCACATGAAGAGTACACTTGCGGAGTTACACACGAGTCTCTCGGGTCTCAGTTGAAGCGAAGCATCCAGCGATCAGGCTGCGAGTAA